A stretch of the Candidatus Saccharimonadales bacterium genome encodes the following:
- the rplT gene encoding 50S ribosomal protein L20 — protein sequence MRVKRGVTSHAKHAKIRSATKGFSHPNRVSIKRGRQAVTKSLQFAYRDRRNKKRTFRALWNARINAAARLNGTTYSQLISSLSTAGITLDRKVLAELAVNEPTAFSSVVKAATK from the coding sequence ATGCGAGTCAAAAGAGGCGTTACCAGCCACGCCAAACACGCCAAGATCCGTTCAGCAACCAAAGGCTTTAGCCACCCTAACCGCGTTAGTATCAAGCGGGGCCGACAAGCTGTCACCAAATCACTGCAGTTTGCTTACCGCGACCGACGCAATAAGAAGCGGACATTCCGCGCACTGTGGAACGCCCGTATCAACGCTGCAGCCCGCTTAAATGGCACGACGTACTCACAGCTGATTTCCAGCTTAAGCACTGCCGGCATCACACTTGACCGCAAAGTACTAGCTGAGCTGGCAGTTAATGAGCCCACTGCCTTTAGTTCTGTTGTAAAGGCTGCTACAAAGTAG
- a CDS encoding bL35 family ribosomal protein, producing MPKLKTHSGTKDRVKLTKNGKVRVGSPNRNHFMSKKSGSRKRSLAGLHTLLGANTKILKKKLGA from the coding sequence ATGCCGAAGCTCAAAACTCACAGCGGCACCAAGGACCGCGTCAAGCTGACCAAGAACGGCAAAGTTCGTGTTGGCAGCCCCAACAGGAACCACTTTATGTCAAAGAAGAGCGGCAGCCGCAAGCGCAGCCTGGCCGGTCTTCATACCCTTCTTGGCGCAAATACCAAGATTCTTAAGAAGAAATTAGGAGCATAA
- the infC gene encoding translation initiation factor IF-3, whose amino-acid sequence MSKTTRLNGHIRASQLRVIDQDGSQLGIISRGEALRLAEEQGLDLVEISPDADPPVAKIVDWGKFNYQRTKQAQKNKRTTKSLEMKQMRFGLKISDHDLGVKMKKVNGFLDAGHKVKITAFFRGRELAHKDLGFKIAEKVINDFGDSIVVDQAPQLAGKQLSFVVRASPTRVKELQKEQKAALAASQTPDTTTTPGRTTIE is encoded by the coding sequence ATAAGCAAGACTACCCGCCTGAACGGACATATTCGGGCGTCACAGCTACGAGTGATTGACCAAGATGGATCTCAACTTGGCATCATATCCCGCGGCGAAGCATTGCGTCTTGCCGAGGAACAGGGTCTCGACCTTGTAGAGATCTCCCCTGATGCTGACCCGCCAGTTGCCAAAATTGTCGACTGGGGAAAGTTCAATTACCAGCGGACGAAGCAGGCGCAGAAAAACAAGCGCACGACCAAATCCCTGGAAATGAAACAGATGCGTTTCGGGCTCAAGATCAGCGATCACGACCTAGGTGTTAAAATGAAAAAAGTAAATGGCTTTCTCGATGCCGGCCACAAAGTGAAGATCACGGCGTTCTTTCGAGGCCGCGAACTTGCACACAAAGATCTCGGCTTCAAAATTGCCGAGAAAGTCATCAATGACTTTGGCGACAGTATCGTCGTTGATCAGGCACCGCAGCTTGCTGGCAAGCAACTGAGTTTCGTCGTCAGGGCCAGCCCTACGAGAGTAAAGGAACTGCAAAAAGAACAAAAAGCAGCTCTGGCAGCCTCACAAACTCCCGATACCACTACCACACCAGGCCGCACCACCATCGAATAA
- a CDS encoding YifB family Mg chelatase-like AAA ATPase yields the protein MSSNVQSLLDYGSSGLIVDIECHLSNSLPNIVIVGFVSKAVDEARERVRSAFASSGIDLPRKRITINLAPADIPKASSSFDLAIAAAIMQAAAAVKKPAKRAAHTVPLIPRSATVRTTITKSAVDIAAHTPVSLGMHTAVMGELGLDGSVRPVRGIIGKITTGRVMGITTFYIPAGNLPQAKLVPGVTLVPVTKLSELYNYLLGGVEQPSIHTNAPDEADVPLRAVSAATATASSQTTPSQPVALSDVIGQEQAKRALEIAAAGGHNLLLNGPPGTGKSMLARALPSIMPILTREEMLEVTHLHSLASKEYDRLVVERPFRAPHHSASHVAIVGGGNILRPGEISLAHRGVLFFDELPEFNRATIEALRQPLEDRTITIARANDRLEFPASFILIATANPCPCGYYGTTTSESSQGRRCACAPAAIQRYRAKLSGPILDRIDLYSEVHEVDHGSLLNASGALGQTTDIATKNRVTSARQRQTARYGGIAKLNASMTNRDLTEHAQLTKDAKALLDTAAQGLDLSARAYMRSVKVARTIADLAESPAIEPVHISEALQYRSRNYQTAL from the coding sequence ATGAGTAGTAATGTTCAGAGCTTATTAGACTACGGATCGTCAGGTTTGATCGTCGACATCGAATGCCATTTATCAAATAGTCTTCCTAATATTGTGATTGTCGGTTTTGTCAGTAAAGCCGTTGATGAAGCCCGCGAACGAGTCAGAAGCGCCTTTGCCAGCTCTGGTATCGATCTGCCTCGCAAGCGTATTACTATCAATCTCGCACCGGCCGACATACCAAAAGCAAGTAGCAGCTTCGACCTGGCCATTGCCGCCGCCATCATGCAAGCCGCGGCAGCCGTCAAGAAACCTGCCAAGCGAGCAGCGCATACAGTACCGCTCATTCCGCGGTCAGCAACGGTCCGGACGACAATAACGAAATCAGCCGTTGATATAGCTGCGCATACACCTGTCAGCCTCGGCATGCATACAGCCGTCATGGGCGAGCTCGGACTCGATGGATCAGTCCGGCCAGTTCGCGGCATTATCGGCAAGATTACCACCGGTAGAGTTATGGGCATAACGACGTTCTACATCCCGGCCGGCAATCTACCTCAGGCGAAGTTAGTGCCTGGTGTGACGCTCGTGCCCGTTACAAAGCTGTCGGAACTATACAATTATCTGCTCGGTGGTGTCGAACAGCCGTCGATACATACCAACGCGCCAGATGAAGCCGATGTTCCCCTTAGAGCAGTATCAGCGGCAACTGCGACCGCTTCGTCTCAGACGACGCCGAGCCAGCCAGTTGCCCTCAGTGACGTCATCGGCCAGGAGCAGGCCAAACGAGCGCTTGAGATAGCCGCAGCCGGCGGTCATAATTTGTTACTCAACGGCCCGCCTGGCACCGGCAAAAGTATGTTGGCTCGTGCCCTGCCGTCCATCATGCCGATACTGACACGTGAGGAAATGCTGGAAGTAACCCATCTGCACAGCCTGGCCAGTAAGGAATATGACCGTCTTGTCGTTGAACGGCCCTTCCGGGCGCCGCATCACAGCGCCAGCCATGTTGCCATTGTTGGCGGCGGAAACATACTTCGGCCCGGCGAAATCAGCTTAGCCCACCGCGGTGTCTTGTTTTTTGATGAATTACCGGAATTCAACCGTGCGACTATCGAAGCGCTGCGTCAGCCGCTTGAGGACCGCACGATTACCATTGCCCGCGCCAATGACCGTTTGGAATTTCCGGCAAGCTTCATCCTGATTGCAACGGCCAACCCCTGTCCTTGCGGATATTACGGTACCACTACATCCGAAAGCAGCCAGGGGCGGCGCTGCGCTTGTGCGCCAGCCGCCATACAGCGCTACCGTGCTAAACTTTCCGGGCCGATACTGGACCGAATTGATCTATACAGTGAAGTACATGAGGTTGATCATGGCAGCCTCCTGAACGCGTCAGGCGCCCTAGGCCAGACAACTGACATCGCAACTAAAAACCGTGTCACAAGCGCGCGGCAGCGCCAGACCGCCCGCTACGGTGGCATAGCCAAGCTGAATGCCAGTATGACTAACCGTGACCTGACGGAGCATGCGCAGCTCACCAAAGACGCTAAAGCCCTGCTCGACACGGCAGCACAAGGCCTGGACCTGTCGGCCCGCGCTTACATGCGCTCCGTCAAGGTAGCCCGGACTATCGCCGATCTGGCCGAAAGCCCGGCCATCGAACCTGTCCATATTTCCGAGGCGCTGCAGTACCGCAGCCGGAATTACCAGACTGCGCTGTAA
- a CDS encoding ATP-binding protein, with product MTTFIIILLFLIVAAAVAGPIMYSRYRKKFREFKDFERGLKMVPLFIHLPPPSDDTQSNGRDVRDLTDENISKATIIYNIIASTIQKGFKSKFYGQRHFTFEVVGSQGFVYFYAAVPIALVDVVKQAVISAYPSARLEEAAEHNIFNAVGKMSGTVGGEFNLKNSFAYPIATYQDLKRDAMQSLLNALSTLDKEDGAGIQILMRPADPSWRKEASAIASNKRKGKDNKSGFEAVWPVIKSLVMAFVQPPGGDKGEKDKPKELSAMEQSVLDSIDEKTRHPGYEVLIRVVASSNVSGRAQAILTNIVATFSLYDAPGKNGFKYSATKDMESFVTSYIMRFFPQRKKKNILNAVELATVFHFPDQRSIPTSQLTRQASKQVDAPRNMPDDGMLLGYNLFRGAKKPIRLALGDRQRHMYAVGQTGTGKSTFLENLALQDMINGDGFAFIDPHGDTAEKLLSMVPKERTEDVIYFSPADMDYPMGLNLFEFSNPDQKDFLIQETLNMLQKLYDPQHQGIMGPRYEHIFRNAALVIMADPKGGTFVDIPKLFVDPQYLKQKLQHVTDQSVLDFWLKEFPASQRSNDGGEVTAWFVSKFGAFMSNQMMRNIIGQTKSAIDLRDIMDNKKILLVNLSKGRTGDLNSKLLGMIFVMRFQAAAMSRANIPESERQDFCLYVDEFQNFSTDSFATIMSEARKYHLNLIVANQFTTQLTPEIRDAVFGNMGTVVSFRVGQQDVESLAKYFQPTFDDSDLLRIPSYNAIVRTLTGGVPTNPFSMSTLPPLGNPNPKLAEALKQLSAAKYGRPRAEVEKDIFGRMASPVDPGKPAGFGAGAGPAGAPAAGQRSYAPPAANATSGWGSAGVTASPAAQQRQPFANAASPAMTQTTAASGQPYAGSGTQPAYGQQPVYSQPYGQPPAQSHGRPFGQASAPTAHYPAQPVDRPRPAAPAPSTFLDDWLAKRSVAAPQASAPSNSSNAAISTAPQPSYASAAPASQPQPMANTQQSDNPPSQSAPPQADSLAASTPPPQAETASTQTPLSSENSVSTAAPVSQAAASPQADSSPVNNDADSADSIYIDENGVLQTR from the coding sequence ATGACAACATTTATTATTATTCTATTGTTTTTGATCGTGGCTGCAGCAGTCGCAGGACCAATTATGTATTCGCGCTACCGCAAAAAATTCCGTGAATTTAAGGATTTTGAACGCGGATTGAAGATGGTACCATTATTTATTCACCTGCCGCCACCAAGCGACGACACGCAGTCTAATGGCCGGGATGTCCGCGACCTAACAGATGAGAATATCTCAAAGGCAACAATTATTTACAACATTATTGCCAGTACGATTCAGAAGGGATTTAAGTCGAAGTTCTATGGTCAGCGGCATTTTACATTTGAGGTTGTCGGTAGCCAGGGCTTCGTATATTTCTATGCCGCAGTACCGATTGCGCTTGTTGATGTCGTGAAGCAGGCGGTTATCAGCGCCTATCCTTCGGCACGCTTAGAGGAAGCGGCTGAGCACAATATTTTTAATGCGGTCGGCAAGATGTCTGGTACTGTCGGTGGTGAGTTTAATCTGAAAAATTCGTTTGCCTACCCAATCGCAACCTATCAGGATCTGAAGCGTGACGCCATGCAGTCGCTACTAAATGCCTTATCGACGCTCGATAAAGAAGACGGTGCTGGCATACAGATTTTGATGCGCCCGGCTGATCCGTCGTGGCGCAAAGAGGCCTCAGCTATCGCGAGCAACAAGCGTAAAGGTAAAGATAATAAATCTGGATTCGAAGCGGTCTGGCCGGTAATTAAGTCGCTTGTCATGGCATTTGTGCAGCCGCCAGGGGGAGACAAGGGCGAGAAAGATAAGCCTAAGGAACTGTCCGCAATGGAGCAGAGTGTACTCGACTCAATTGACGAGAAGACGCGTCACCCCGGTTATGAAGTGCTGATCCGCGTGGTTGCGTCGTCGAATGTCTCGGGCAGGGCGCAGGCAATACTAACAAATATTGTCGCAACTTTCTCACTGTATGATGCGCCCGGCAAAAACGGCTTCAAATACAGCGCGACCAAAGATATGGAAAGTTTTGTCACCAGTTATATTATGCGGTTCTTCCCGCAGCGTAAGAAAAAGAATATTTTAAATGCCGTCGAGCTGGCGACAGTATTTCATTTCCCAGATCAACGGAGCATTCCAACATCGCAGCTGACACGCCAGGCGTCTAAGCAGGTCGATGCGCCGCGCAATATGCCGGATGACGGAATGCTACTTGGTTACAACCTGTTCCGTGGCGCCAAAAAGCCGATACGGCTCGCGCTGGGCGACCGCCAACGGCACATGTATGCTGTTGGGCAAACCGGTACTGGTAAATCGACCTTTCTCGAAAACTTGGCCCTCCAGGACATGATAAATGGCGACGGCTTTGCATTCATAGATCCGCACGGTGACACGGCTGAAAAGCTGCTGTCGATGGTACCCAAGGAACGGACTGAAGACGTCATATATTTCTCGCCGGCTGACATGGACTATCCAATGGGCCTGAATCTATTTGAGTTTAGCAATCCGGACCAGAAGGACTTCTTGATCCAGGAAACGCTAAATATGCTGCAGAAATTGTACGATCCACAACACCAGGGAATCATGGGACCGCGCTATGAACACATTTTTCGTAATGCCGCATTAGTAATTATGGCCGATCCGAAAGGTGGTACATTCGTCGACATACCAAAATTGTTCGTTGATCCGCAGTACCTGAAGCAAAAGTTACAACACGTTACCGACCAATCGGTGCTCGATTTTTGGCTCAAGGAATTTCCGGCTTCACAGCGTTCAAATGATGGCGGTGAGGTCACTGCCTGGTTTGTCAGTAAATTCGGCGCCTTTATGAGCAACCAGATGATGCGTAACATTATCGGTCAAACGAAGAGTGCAATCGACCTGCGCGATATCATGGATAATAAGAAAATCTTGCTGGTGAATTTGAGTAAAGGCCGTACCGGTGATCTGAACTCCAAATTGCTGGGTATGATCTTCGTCATGCGCTTTCAGGCTGCTGCCATGAGCCGGGCTAACATCCCAGAGAGCGAACGCCAAGACTTCTGTCTGTATGTTGATGAGTTCCAGAACTTCTCAACCGATTCGTTCGCGACGATTATGTCCGAGGCTCGTAAGTATCACTTGAACCTGATTGTAGCTAACCAGTTTACAACTCAGCTGACACCGGAAATCCGGGATGCCGTATTTGGAAATATGGGTACCGTCGTTTCATTCCGTGTTGGCCAGCAGGATGTAGAATCGTTAGCAAAATACTTTCAGCCGACGTTCGACGACAGCGACCTACTGCGAATTCCGAGCTACAACGCCATCGTGCGAACATTGACAGGCGGGGTGCCGACAAATCCGTTCAGTATGTCGACCTTGCCGCCACTCGGTAATCCAAATCCAAAACTTGCTGAAGCGCTGAAGCAGTTATCTGCTGCCAAATACGGACGTCCGAGAGCTGAAGTCGAAAAGGACATTTTCGGTCGGATGGCGTCACCAGTTGATCCCGGGAAGCCAGCCGGGTTTGGTGCGGGTGCTGGTCCGGCGGGAGCTCCGGCAGCCGGACAGCGATCATATGCGCCGCCTGCAGCAAATGCAACGAGTGGTTGGGGAAGTGCTGGCGTTACAGCCAGTCCAGCTGCGCAACAGCGTCAACCGTTTGCCAATGCTGCTAGCCCTGCAATGACTCAGACGACAGCCGCATCAGGACAACCGTACGCCGGGTCCGGCACGCAGCCAGCGTACGGTCAGCAGCCAGTTTACAGCCAACCGTATGGTCAGCCTCCAGCTCAATCTCACGGTCGGCCTTTCGGCCAGGCCTCGGCGCCAACTGCTCATTACCCAGCCCAACCTGTAGATCGTCCTCGGCCAGCTGCTCCGGCGCCGTCAACTTTCCTGGATGACTGGCTCGCCAAGCGTTCAGTTGCGGCCCCGCAAGCTAGTGCGCCATCAAATAGCAGTAATGCAGCAATCAGCACAGCACCTCAGCCAAGCTATGCTTCAGCTGCTCCGGCATCGCAGCCCCAGCCAATGGCAAACACCCAACAGAGTGATAATCCACCTAGCCAATCTGCCCCACCACAAGCTGATTCATTGGCAGCATCGACGCCACCACCGCAAGCTGAGACGGCGTCAACACAGACACCGCTCTCATCGGAAAATAGTGTTAGTACGGCCGCTCCAGTTAGCCAAGCTGCAGCATCACCGCAAGCCGACTCATCACCAGTCAATAACGACGCTGACAGTGCCGATAGTATATATATTGATGAAAACGGCGTACTGCAAACTCGCTAG
- the gyrB gene encoding DNA topoisomerase (ATP-hydrolyzing) subunit B, whose amino-acid sequence MAKQDQTKGYEAEQIQVLEGLEPVRKRPGMYIGGTGVEGLHHLIWEIVDNGIDEALAGHATEVTVKLLADGGVTVFDNGRGIPTGIHPKTGKSTVETVLTVLHAGGKFGEGGYKVSGGLHGVGVSVVNALAEKLIVNVYREGREHRQIYARGVPQGDLKVVGKTNLQGTEITFYPDFSIMERNKWNYDTILDRLRHAAYLTKGIRTSLADEATGVRYGFYFEGGIQSYVKHLNIGKEVIDDDVFYVDKQVEAAQIEVAMQYTDAYTEQIKAFANNVYNPDGGSHITGFRSALTRVINDYARKSGLLREKEENLSGEDTREGLTAVILVKLPDPQFEGQTKNKLGNPEVRGYVEQVLAENLNYYLEEHPQIARKIIGKALLSARARKAARAARENIIRKGVLEGASMPGKLADCSSKDPAASELYLVEGDSAGGSAKSGRDSKTQAILPLRGKVLNVERARLDKMLANNEILNITKALGVGIEDSFDINGLRYHRIIIMTDADVDGSHISTLLLTFFFRYMKPVIDGGHMYLAKPPLFELVRPGRKNPVFVYDEDELEVVLDAEIARRKTEGLKTIGGGEGDTSERYKQAGFIEQKRYKGLGEMDAEQLFETTMNPEKRVLVQVKVEDAEKADAIFNKLMGTEVELRKNFIQARAKFVKDLDI is encoded by the coding sequence GTGGCTAAACAAGATCAAACAAAAGGCTATGAGGCCGAGCAGATTCAAGTTCTTGAGGGACTGGAGCCGGTGCGCAAGCGTCCTGGAATGTATATTGGTGGAACTGGTGTCGAAGGACTTCATCACCTGATATGGGAAATCGTCGACAATGGTATTGACGAAGCCTTAGCTGGTCACGCTACCGAGGTTACGGTTAAACTTTTGGCCGATGGCGGCGTGACGGTATTCGACAATGGCCGTGGTATCCCGACCGGCATACACCCTAAGACCGGCAAAAGCACGGTAGAAACAGTACTGACAGTACTTCACGCCGGCGGTAAATTCGGTGAAGGCGGATACAAAGTCTCTGGTGGTTTGCACGGTGTCGGTGTCAGTGTTGTCAACGCCTTGGCCGAGAAGCTGATTGTCAATGTCTACCGCGAAGGCCGTGAGCATCGGCAGATATACGCCCGTGGTGTTCCGCAGGGAGATCTAAAAGTTGTCGGCAAAACGAATTTGCAGGGAACAGAGATAACCTTTTATCCGGATTTCTCGATTATGGAACGCAACAAATGGAACTACGATACGATTCTGGATCGTCTGCGCCACGCAGCTTATCTCACAAAAGGTATCAGAACTTCCTTGGCAGACGAAGCAACTGGCGTACGGTACGGGTTTTATTTTGAAGGCGGTATTCAATCCTATGTGAAGCACCTCAATATCGGCAAAGAAGTAATTGATGATGATGTGTTTTATGTCGACAAGCAAGTCGAGGCAGCTCAGATTGAGGTGGCTATGCAGTATACCGATGCCTACACAGAGCAGATCAAAGCCTTTGCCAACAACGTCTACAATCCCGACGGTGGTTCACACATTACTGGATTCCGGTCGGCGCTGACCCGCGTCATTAATGACTATGCTCGCAAGTCAGGCTTACTCCGTGAAAAAGAAGAAAATCTCTCAGGAGAAGATACCCGTGAAGGTCTGACTGCTGTCATTCTCGTCAAACTGCCGGATCCGCAGTTTGAAGGTCAGACTAAGAACAAGCTCGGCAACCCGGAAGTTCGCGGCTACGTCGAGCAGGTGCTGGCTGAAAATCTCAATTATTACCTCGAGGAGCATCCCCAGATTGCCCGCAAAATTATCGGCAAAGCGCTGCTCAGTGCCCGCGCCCGTAAGGCAGCCCGCGCCGCCCGTGAGAACATCATTCGTAAGGGCGTCCTGGAAGGGGCCAGCATGCCCGGCAAGTTAGCTGATTGTTCGAGTAAGGATCCAGCCGCATCTGAACTGTATCTTGTGGAGGGTGACTCAGCCGGTGGTTCCGCGAAGTCTGGCCGTGACAGCAAGACGCAGGCGATCCTGCCGCTGCGTGGCAAGGTTCTTAACGTCGAACGTGCCCGCCTCGACAAAATGCTCGCTAATAACGAAATTCTCAACATTACCAAGGCGCTGGGCGTCGGTATAGAGGACTCATTTGATATTAATGGCCTGCGCTACCACCGTATTATCATCATGACTGATGCCGATGTTGATGGATCGCACATCTCAACACTGCTGCTCACGTTCTTCTTCCGTTACATGAAGCCAGTGATTGACGGCGGGCATATGTATCTAGCTAAGCCACCGCTGTTTGAGTTGGTTCGTCCAGGCCGTAAAAACCCGGTTTTTGTCTACGACGAAGATGAACTTGAGGTCGTACTCGATGCTGAAATCGCACGTCGCAAAACCGAAGGTCTCAAGACTATTGGCGGCGGCGAAGGTGATACCAGTGAGCGCTATAAGCAAGCCGGCTTTATTGAGCAGAAGCGCTACAAGGGACTGGGCGAAATGGACGCTGAGCAGCTGTTTGAGACCACAATGAATCCAGAGAAGCGCGTCTTGGTACAGGTTAAAGTTGAAGACGCCGAGAAAGCCGACGCCATCTTTAACAAGCTGATGGGTACCGAGGTCGAACTTCGTAAAAACTTCATTCAGGCACGGGCAAAATTCGTCAAAGATCTGGATATCTAG
- the gyrA gene encoding DNA gyrase subunit A, with protein MDDEITTPNPDDNIDEPRLISQPAVEVITDITHSRQVEPRTVEDVMEDSYLRYSMSVIIERALPDVRDGMKPVHRRILYSMNSEGLRSTARHRKSANVVGSVMGKYHPHGDASIYDAMVRMAQPWSMRYMLINGQGNFGSMDGDPPAAMRYTEAKMHRLADELLADIDKETVDFRDNYDGTTQEPSVLPAKIPSLLLNGQLGIAVGMATNIPPHNLTELIDATVHQIDNPEATLDDLLQYVTGPDFPTGGLVYGKDSLRTAYATGRGGVVVRGIAEIVEGNKSTRGRHQIVITEIPYALNKETLVIKIADLVRDKRVTGISDIRDESARGNVRIVIDLKKDAFPKKLLNQIYKLTPLQGMFHFNMMALVDGIQPRVLGLQDIIQEHIKHRRIVVRRRTEFELRKARERAHILEGLKIALDHIDEVIRIIRASQTTEEAGKNLIKEFGLSDIQARAILAMQLRTLAGLERQKIEDELAELRKTIAELEAILADEARILAIIKEEMLALKEQYGDERRTRVINNELDRMNDEDLIAEEQVVVTLTSANYIKRSQIAEYKKQGRGGKGRRGMTTREEDVIEHVVNASTHDFLLFFTNKGRVFRLKTYEVPAVGMNAKGVAIVNLLQLQPEETVSSVINVTKGQAVQNLIMCTVRGVVKKTPFEQYQNVRTSGLIAINLDEGDELKWIRPTTGENEVVISTSEGQAIRFSEKDVRPMGRVSRGVRGIRLRANDHVIGMDIVEAGSSIFVISKYGYGKRTKVSQFTPHARGGVGIRSAVVNKKTGDLVGVKTLGDHDEQEIIIISGQGQTIRLGIKDIPALGRATQGVRIMRMNDADEVVSLALVEKAEDIDEPEDDVVIESA; from the coding sequence ATGGACGACGAAATCACCACACCGAACCCAGACGACAATATCGATGAGCCACGTCTCATCAGCCAACCAGCCGTAGAGGTCATTACCGACATCACGCACTCGCGCCAGGTTGAGCCGCGGACTGTCGAAGACGTCATGGAAGATAGCTATTTGCGTTATTCCATGTCAGTTATTATCGAACGGGCACTGCCTGACGTCCGGGATGGTATGAAGCCGGTACACCGTCGCATTCTCTATAGCATGAACAGCGAGGGCTTGCGCTCCACAGCCCGGCACCGCAAGAGTGCCAACGTCGTCGGTTCTGTTATGGGTAAATACCACCCGCATGGCGATGCCTCGATCTACGACGCCATGGTGCGTATGGCGCAGCCATGGAGTATGCGTTACATGCTCATCAATGGACAGGGTAACTTCGGCAGTATGGACGGCGATCCACCGGCAGCCATGCGCTATACCGAAGCCAAGATGCATCGCCTGGCTGATGAGCTGCTCGCAGACATTGACAAGGAAACTGTTGATTTCAGGGACAACTACGACGGTACGACGCAGGAGCCATCAGTGCTGCCAGCCAAAATCCCAAGCTTACTACTTAACGGCCAGCTCGGCATTGCCGTCGGCATGGCGACCAATATTCCGCCGCACAACCTGACTGAGCTGATCGATGCAACTGTCCACCAGATAGATAACCCAGAAGCGACGCTTGATGATTTGCTGCAGTATGTGACGGGTCCTGATTTCCCAACTGGCGGCCTGGTATATGGCAAAGATTCGCTGCGCACCGCCTATGCGACTGGCCGCGGTGGTGTAGTTGTCCGGGGTATTGCTGAGATCGTCGAAGGCAACAAATCGACTCGGGGAAGACACCAGATTGTCATTACTGAAATTCCATATGCTCTTAATAAGGAAACGTTAGTTATTAAGATTGCCGACCTTGTGCGTGATAAGCGTGTTACCGGGATAAGTGATATCCGTGATGAATCAGCCCGCGGCAACGTGCGCATCGTCATTGACCTCAAAAAAGACGCATTCCCTAAGAAGCTGCTCAATCAGATTTATAAGCTAACGCCGCTACAGGGCATGTTCCACTTCAATATGATGGCCCTCGTCGACGGTATCCAGCCGCGCGTGCTTGGCCTGCAGGACATTATTCAGGAGCACATCAAGCACCGCCGGATCGTCGTACGACGCCGCACCGAATTTGAACTGCGCAAAGCCCGAGAGAGAGCTCATATCCTTGAAGGATTGAAGATCGCGCTAGATCACATCGATGAAGTGATCCGCATTATCCGCGCCTCTCAAACAACAGAAGAGGCAGGCAAGAATCTTATCAAAGAATTTGGCTTGTCCGATATTCAGGCCCGCGCAATTCTAGCGATGCAGCTGCGCACATTGGCCGGTTTGGAACGCCAGAAGATCGAGGACGAACTGGCTGAACTACGAAAGACCATTGCTGAACTCGAAGCGATTTTGGCTGACGAAGCCCGTATTTTGGCAATCATCAAAGAAGAGATGCTCGCCCTCAAAGAGCAATACGGCGATGAGCGGCGCACACGCGTCATCAACAACGAACTCGACCGTATGAACGATGAAGATCTGATTGCAGAGGAACAAGTTGTAGTAACGCTTACATCAGCAAACTACATCAAACGGAGTCAGATAGCCGAATACAAGAAGCAAGGACGCGGTGGCAAAGGCCGGCGTGGTATGACAACCCGTGAAGAGGACGTGATTGAGCACGTCGTAAATGCCAGTACGCACGACTTCCTGCTGTTCTTTACCAACAAAGGCCGTGTCTTCCGCTTGAAGACCTACGAAGTGCCGGCGGTTGGCATGAATGCCAAGGGTGTCGCCATCGTGAACCTTTTGCAGCTGCAGCCAGAAGAGACGGTCAGCTCTGTCATTAACGTGACCAAGGGCCAAGCAGTACAAAACCTGATCATGTGTACGGTACGTGGCGTCGTCAAAAAGACACCATTTGAGCAGTATCAGAATGTACGGACAAGCGGTCTGATCGCAATTAATCTTGATGAGGGCGATGAACTGAAATGGATCCGACCGACGACTGGTGAAAATGAAGTCGTCATATCGACAAGCGAAGGCCAGGCGATTCGATTTAGCGAAAAGGATGTCCGGCCGATGGGCCGCGTCAGCCGCGGTGTCCGCGGTATTCGCCTGCGGGCTAACGACCATGTTATTGGTATGGATATTGTTGAGGCCGGCTCAAGCATCTTTGTGATCAGCAAATACGGTTATGGCAAGCGCACCAAGGTATCGCAGTTCACACCGCATGCCCGCGGTGGCGTCGGTATCCGTTCGGCTGTCGTCAACAAAAAGACTGGTGATCTAGTCGGCGTCAAGACACTTGGCGACCATGATGAGCAGGAAATAATTATTATATCCGGGCAGGGTCAGACAATTCGTCTTGGCATCAAAGACATTCCAGCGCTCGGCCGTGCTACGCAAGGTGTCCGCATCATGCGTATGAATGACGCCGACGAAGTCGTAAGCTTAGCGCTGGTTGAAAAGGCCGAAGACATTGATGAACCAGAAGATGATGTTGTCATCGAATCAGCGTAG